One part of the Lotus japonicus ecotype B-129 chromosome 2, LjGifu_v1.2 genome encodes these proteins:
- the LOC130740668 gene encoding D-2-hydroxyglutarate dehydrogenase, mitochondrial: protein MMNRNTRATLRLLTPFFNPRRNPSLLPSTPHFDENWWHSQTNIAHGEHRVSSLFNPLRFSVKNQQMGVGISTGIQHKCYASMPGLVQRNPRFSELNDDDVRYFQEILGQKNVVQDEEKLSTVNTDWMHKYKGSSKLLLQPWNTDQVSQILKYCNSRSLAVVPQGGNTGLVGGSVPVFDEVIVSLSSMNKIISFDKVSGILVCEAGCILENIISFLDNEGFIMPLDLGAKGSCQIGGNVSTNAGGLRLVRYGSLHGSVLGVEAVLADGTVLDMLKTLRKDNTGYDLKHLFIGSEGSLGIVTKVAILTPPKLSSVNVALLACKDYNCCQKLLQEAKRKLGEILSAFEFLDSQSMNLVINHLEGARNPLPTLHDFYVLIETTGSDESSDKQKLEAFLLHSMENELISDGVLAQDINQASSFWRLREGITEALMRVGAVYKYDLSIPLENLYNLVEEMRSRLGNAANVVGYGHLGDGNLHLNISVPQYDDKILSQIEPFVYEWTSKHNGSISAEHGLGLMKANEILYSKSLETVQLMASIKSLLDPNHILNPYKVLPHSLNA, encoded by the exons ATGATGAATCGGAACACCAGAGCCACACTTCGCTTACTCACCCCATTCTTCAATCCCCGACGCAACCCATCTCTTCTCCCTTCAACACCTCATTTCGATGAAAACTGGTGGCACTCACAGACCAACATTGCCCACGGGGAGCATAGAGTTTCTTCACTCTTCAACCCGTTAAGATTTTCAGTGAAAAATCAGCAAATGGGTGTTGGAATTTCAACCGGAATCCAGCATAAATGCTATGCTTCAATGCCTGGGTTGGTTCAGAGGAACCCCAGATTCTCAGAAttgaatgatgatgatgttagATACTTCCAGGAGATACTGGGTCAAAAAAATGTTGTGCAGGATGAGGAGAAGCTCAGCACTGTAAACACTGATTGGATGCATAAGTACAAAGGCTCTAGTAAGCTCCTGCTACAACCTTGGAACACTGATCAG GTTTCTCAGATTCTTAAATACTGTAACTCCAGAAGCCTGGCTGTTGTTCCTCAGGGTGGAAACACTGGTCTTGTAGGTGGAAGTGTACCTGTCTTTGATGAA GTGATTGTTAGTCTTAGTTCTATGAATAAGATCATATCTTTCGACAAG GTTAGTGGAATATTGGTTTGTGAAGCTGGATGCATACTGGAAAATATAATATCATTCCTGGACAATGAAGG ATTTATTATGCCACTAGACTTGGGTGCTAAGGGGAGTTGCCAGATTGGTGGAAATGTTTCAACCAATGCTGGTGGTTTGCGTCTTGTTCGTTATGGATCTCTTCATGGAAGTGTGCTTG GAGTTGAAGCTGTTTTAGCAGATGGTACTGTACTTGACATGCTTAAGACGTTGCGCAAAGATAATACTGGCTATGACTTGAAACATCTATTTATAG GAAGTGAAGGTTCCTTGGGAATTGTTACTAAGGTTGCAATACTAACCCCACCAAAGTTATCTTCAGTAAACGTGGCTCTTCTTGCTTGCAAAGATTATAACTGCTGCCAG AAGCTACTACAGGAAGCAAAAAGGAAACTTGGGGAGATTTTATCTGCATTTGAATTTTTAGACAGCCAGTCAATGAATTTG GTTATAAATCACCTTGAAGGTGCTCGGAATCCATTACCTACACTGCATGACTTTTATGTTTTGATTGAGACAACTGGAAGTGATGAATCTTCTGACAA ACAAAAGCTTGAAGCATTTCTACTTCACTCAATGGAAAATGAATTGATATCTGATGGTGTTCTTGCCCAAGACATAAACCAAGCATCATCCTTTTGGCGTCTACGTGAG GGTATAACCGAGGCATTGATGAGAGTAGGAGCAGTTTACAAATATGATTTATCAATACCTCTTGAAAATCTGTACAATCTTGTCGAAGAAATGCGCTCTAGACTAG gTAATGCTGCTAATGTAGTTGGATATGGTCACCTTGGAGATGGTAATTTGCATTTAAATATTTCTGTGCCTCAGTATGATGACAAG ATTTTATCGCAAATTGAGCCTTTCGTGTACGAATGGACATCTAAACACAATGGCAGTATTAGCGCAGAGCATGGCCTGGGATTAATGAAAGCTAACGAGATTTTGTATAGCAAGTCACTGGAAACG GTGCAACTAATGGCTTCCATCAAGAGTTTGCTGGATCCCAATCACATACTCAACCCATATAAAGTTCTTCCTCACTCTCTCAATGCATAA
- the LOC130740671 gene encoding 3-epi-6-deoxocathasterone 23-monooxygenase CYP90C1 isoform X3, with product MYGNVFRTSILGSSVIVSTDPEVNKVILQNQGNNFVPAYPKSIRELMGEHSILQMNGTMHKKIHSLIGGFLRSPQLKARITTDIENSVKQCFASWTHHPTIYVQDQVKKITFRVLVKVLMSVGPGEDLDFLKREFEEFIKGLICLPIKFPGTTLYKSLKAKERMVKMVRRIIEERKKKLMENNHESAVNDVVDVLLQDKDSSSKLSLEMISENIIEFMIPGEETLPTAMTLALKFLTDSPLALSKLQEENMELKRQKTNCSDNYAWTDYMSLPFTQNVISETLRMANIVNAIWRKAVKDVEIKGYLIPKNWGVMASLTSVHVDNKNYENPYQFDPWRWEKIGAVGNNCFTPFGGGHRLCPGLELSRLELSIFLHHFVTTYKWVAERDEIVYFPTVKMKKKLPISVQPINA from the exons AT GTATGGGAATGTGTTCAGAACCAGCATATTGGGAAGCAGTGTAATAGTGTCAACAGACCCGGAAGTGAACAAGGTGATTCTGCAGAACCAGGGGAACAACTTCGTCCCTGCTTATCCAAAATCCATTCGAGAATTGATGGGTGAACACTCCATACTCCAAATGAACGGGACCATGCACAAGAAAATTCATTCACTCATTGGAGGCTTCCTTCGCTCCCCACAACTCAAAGCTCGAATCACCACAGACATTGAAAACTCTGTCAAACAATGCTTCGCTTCTTGGACCCATCACCCAACCATATACGTTCAAGATCAAGTCAAAAAG ATTACCTTCAGGGTTTTGGTTAAAGTTTTGATGAGTGTTGGTCCTGGTGAAGATTTGGACTTCCTGAAAAGAGAATTTGAAGAATTCATCAAAGGCTTGATTTGCTTACCTATCAAGTTTCCCGGAACAACGCTATATAAATCCTTGAAG GCTAAGGAAAGGATGGTGAAGATGGTGAGGAGGATAAtagaggagaggaagaagaaacttATGGAGAATAATCATGAGAGTGCAGTGAATGATGTGGTGGACGTGCTCTTACAGGATAAGGACTCTAGCTCAAAGCTAAGCTTGGAAATGATTAGCGAGAACATTATAGAGTTCATGATCCCAGGAGAGGAGACCCTTCCTACGGCTATGACATTGGCCCTCAAGTTCCTCACTGACTCTCCCCTCGCCTTATCCAAACTGCAG GAGGAAAATATGGAATTGAAGAGGCAGAAGACCAATTGCTCAGATAATTATGCATGGACTGATTACATGTCATTACCATTTACTCAAAAT GTCATCAGTGAAACTCTTAGAATGGCTAATATTGTCAATGCTATTTGGAGGAAAGCAGTCAAAGATGTAGAAATCAAAG GGTACCTAATTCCCAAGAACTGGGGTGTTATGGCATCTCTTACCTCAGTTCATGTGGACAACAAGAACTATGAAAACCCTTATCAGTTTGATCCATGGAGGTGGGAG AAAATTGGAGCTGTGGGTAACAATTGCTTTACCCCATTTGGTGGTGGACATAGACTATGCCCTGGATTAGAACTCTCCAGGCTAGAGCTCTCTATTTTCCTTCACCATTTTGTTACTACTTACAA ATGGGTTGCTGAGAGGGATGAAATAGTTTACTTTCCAAcagtgaagatgaagaagaagctcCCAATTAGTGTGCAACCCATTAATGCATGA
- the LOC130740671 gene encoding 3-epi-6-deoxocathasterone 23-monooxygenase CYP90C1 isoform X1 — protein sequence MEWIIGLWVIMIILLMLSWWFLFGKKKKEKTERKGVIIPKGNSGWPLLGETLDFIASGYSSRPVTFFQNRNSLYGNVFRTSILGSSVIVSTDPEVNKVILQNQGNNFVPAYPKSIRELMGEHSILQMNGTMHKKIHSLIGGFLRSPQLKARITTDIENSVKQCFASWTHHPTIYVQDQVKKITFRVLVKVLMSVGPGEDLDFLKREFEEFIKGLICLPIKFPGTTLYKSLKAKERMVKMVRRIIEERKKKLMENNHESAVNDVVDVLLQDKDSSSKLSLEMISENIIEFMIPGEETLPTAMTLALKFLTDSPLALSKLQEENMELKRQKTNCSDNYAWTDYMSLPFTQNVISETLRMANIVNAIWRKAVKDVEIKGYLIPKNWGVMASLTSVHVDNKNYENPYQFDPWRWEKIGAVGNNCFTPFGGGHRLCPGLELSRLELSIFLHHFVTTYKWVAERDEIVYFPTVKMKKKLPISVQPINA from the exons aTGGAATGGATTATAGGCCTATGGGTTATTATGATCATCTTGTTGATGTTGAGTTGGTGGTTTCTgtttgggaagaagaagaaggagaaaacaGAGAGAAAGGGAGTAATAATTCCAAAAGGGAACTCTGGTTGGCCTTTACTTGGAGAGACCCTTGATTTCATTGCTTCTGGCTACTCCTCTCGCCCTGTCACCTTCTTCCAAAACCGCAACTCTCT GTATGGGAATGTGTTCAGAACCAGCATATTGGGAAGCAGTGTAATAGTGTCAACAGACCCGGAAGTGAACAAGGTGATTCTGCAGAACCAGGGGAACAACTTCGTCCCTGCTTATCCAAAATCCATTCGAGAATTGATGGGTGAACACTCCATACTCCAAATGAACGGGACCATGCACAAGAAAATTCATTCACTCATTGGAGGCTTCCTTCGCTCCCCACAACTCAAAGCTCGAATCACCACAGACATTGAAAACTCTGTCAAACAATGCTTCGCTTCTTGGACCCATCACCCAACCATATACGTTCAAGATCAAGTCAAAAAG ATTACCTTCAGGGTTTTGGTTAAAGTTTTGATGAGTGTTGGTCCTGGTGAAGATTTGGACTTCCTGAAAAGAGAATTTGAAGAATTCATCAAAGGCTTGATTTGCTTACCTATCAAGTTTCCCGGAACAACGCTATATAAATCCTTGAAG GCTAAGGAAAGGATGGTGAAGATGGTGAGGAGGATAAtagaggagaggaagaagaaacttATGGAGAATAATCATGAGAGTGCAGTGAATGATGTGGTGGACGTGCTCTTACAGGATAAGGACTCTAGCTCAAAGCTAAGCTTGGAAATGATTAGCGAGAACATTATAGAGTTCATGATCCCAGGAGAGGAGACCCTTCCTACGGCTATGACATTGGCCCTCAAGTTCCTCACTGACTCTCCCCTCGCCTTATCCAAACTGCAG GAGGAAAATATGGAATTGAAGAGGCAGAAGACCAATTGCTCAGATAATTATGCATGGACTGATTACATGTCATTACCATTTACTCAAAAT GTCATCAGTGAAACTCTTAGAATGGCTAATATTGTCAATGCTATTTGGAGGAAAGCAGTCAAAGATGTAGAAATCAAAG GGTACCTAATTCCCAAGAACTGGGGTGTTATGGCATCTCTTACCTCAGTTCATGTGGACAACAAGAACTATGAAAACCCTTATCAGTTTGATCCATGGAGGTGGGAG AAAATTGGAGCTGTGGGTAACAATTGCTTTACCCCATTTGGTGGTGGACATAGACTATGCCCTGGATTAGAACTCTCCAGGCTAGAGCTCTCTATTTTCCTTCACCATTTTGTTACTACTTACAA ATGGGTTGCTGAGAGGGATGAAATAGTTTACTTTCCAAcagtgaagatgaagaagaagctcCCAATTAGTGTGCAACCCATTAATGCATGA
- the LOC130740669 gene encoding CDK5RAP1-like protein: protein MIIRREPFVLGRLVVVTAQTGPYPPPPPLSLCERFCLRLSSIPIMASSLSSIINQPHTALKLHPPSCFTTTLRIFYHQHKFKHSTSSLPRTYGYRASTSPPRPLNLITASTTFPRSTKFEGPTLRRCFIAQATLAATQQPQQDLVLDTEVPSTGRVYHETYGCQMNVNDMEIVLSIMKNAGYNEVVSAPESAEIIFINTCAIRENAELKVWQRLNYFWFLKRNWKANVASGRAQSLHPPKVVVLGCMAERLKEKILDADKMVDVVCGPDAYRDLPRLLEEVDDGQKGINTLLSLEETYADINPVRISKNSVSAFVSVMRGCNNMCSFCIVPFTRGRERSRPVESIVREVAELWKEGVKEVTLLGQNVNSYNDTSGFEKEVESGSNWKLSDGFSSISKVKKMGLRFSDLLDRLSSEFPEMRFRFTSPHPKDFPDELLYLMRERHNICKVIHLPAQTGSSTVLERMRRGYTREAYLDLVHKIRSVIPDVGLSSDFICGFCGETEEDHSDTLTLVKAVGYDMAYMFAYSMREKTHAHRNYADDVPEEVKQRRLTELIETFRESTGKCYDSQVGTTQLVLVEGPNKRAPDTELMGKSDKGHRVLFANVPIPDRDDVNTMRNPVVGDFVEVRIMRSTRASLFGESLAITKLSSFYNDLDKEAVACNI, encoded by the exons ATGATTATACGACGAGAACCTTTTGTGTTGGGGCGTCTTGTTGTTGTGACCGCTCAGACCGGACCCtatccacctccaccaccactatcaCTATGTGAGCGTTTCTGTTTGCGTCTCAGTTCAATTCCGATAATGGCATCGTCACTGTCCTCCATCATCAACCAACCTCACACTGCTCTCAAGCTTCACCCTCCATCTTGTTTCACCACCACTCTCAGAATCTTCTACCACCAACACAAATTCAAACACAGCACTTCTTCTCTTCCACGCACATATGGCTATCGCGCCTCCACTTCACCGCCGCGCCCTCTCAATCTCATCACCGCCTCCACAACCTTCCCTCGTTCCACCAAATTCGAGGGCCCCACTCTCCGCCGCTGCTTCATCGCTCAAGCCACTCTCGCCGCTACCCAACAACCCCAACAAGA CCTTGTACTGGATACTGAAGTTCCGTCAACCGGTCGTGTATATCATGAGACTTATGGATGTCAAATGAATGTTAATGACATGGAGATTGTCCTGTCTATAATGAAAAACGCTGGCTATAATGAAGTTGTGAGTGCTCCTGAGAGTGCAGAAATAATATTTATCAACACTTGTGCCATCAGAGAGAATGCGGAACTTAAAGTATGGCAGAGGCTTAATTACTTTTGGTTTCTTAAGAGGAATTGGAAGGCCAATGTTGCTTCGGGAAGGGCTCAGTCCCTGCACCCTCCGAAAGTAGTTGTCTTGGGCTGTATGGCTGAGAGGCTAAAGGAGAAGATACTTGATGCCGACAAAATGGTTGACGTCGTCTGCGGACCTGATGCATATAGGGATTTGCCGCGATTACTGGAAGAGGTTGACGACGGCCAGAAAGGAATCAACACTCTTCTTTCACTTGAGGAGACTTATGCTGATATTAATCCAGTTCGAATCTCCAAGAACTCGGTTTCCGCTTTTGTCTCCGTGATGAGGGGTTGCAACAATATGTGCTCATTTTGTATTGTACCTTTCACTAGAGGCAGAGAGCGGTCACGTCCTGTGGAATCCATTGTGAGAGAGGTGGCAGAGCTGTGGAAAGAGGGTGTGAAAGAAGTAACACTTCTTGGCCAGAACGTGAACAGCTATAATGATACATCTGGTTTTGAAAAAGAGGTTGAATCAGGATCCAATTGGAAACTTAGTGATGGATTTTCCAGCATATCCAAGGTCAAGAAAATGGGCTTAAGGTTTTCTGATCTATTGGATCGACTCTCCTCAGAGTTTCCTGAGATGCGATTCAGATTCACCTCCCCACACCCTAAAGATTTTCCAGACGAATTGCTCTATCTTATGCGAGAAAGACATAATATATGCAAAGTTATACATTTACCTGCACAAACAGGTAGTAGCACTGTGCTTGAGAGAATGAGACGAGGATACACTCGAGAGGCTTACTTGGATCTTGTGCACAAAATTCGAAGTGTTATTCCAGATGTGGGCTTAAGCAGTGATTTTATATGTG GTTTTTGTGGAGAAACAGAGGAGGACCACTCTGACACGTTAACTCTCGTGAAAGCTGTTGGTTATGATATGGCATACATGTTTGCTTATAGCATGAGGGAGAAAACACACGCTCACAGAAATTATGCTGATGATGTTCCCGAGGAAGTAAAGCAAAGGAGGCTAACTGAACTCATCGAGACTTTCCGCGAGAGCACAGGAAAGTGCTATGACTCTCAGGTTGGAACTACACAGCTTGTGTTAGTTGAAGGACCCAATAAGAGAGCTCCGGACACCGAGCTTATGGGCAAAAGTGACAAGGGCCATCGGGTGCTATTTGCCAATGTGCCGATCCCAGACAGGGACGATGTTAATACAATGAGAAATCCTGTTGTTGGTGATTTCGTTGAAGTCCGCATAATGAGATCTACTAGGGCATCACTCTTCGGTGAATCACTTGCTATAACTAAACTGAGTTCATTCTACAATGATCTAGATAAAGAAGCTGTTGCATGCAACATATAA
- the LOC130740671 gene encoding 3-epi-6-deoxocathasterone 23-monooxygenase CYP90C1 isoform X2: protein MASKKKQSEGIFVQGYGNVFRTSILGSSVIVSTDPEVNKVILQNQGNNFVPAYPKSIRELMGEHSILQMNGTMHKKIHSLIGGFLRSPQLKARITTDIENSVKQCFASWTHHPTIYVQDQVKKITFRVLVKVLMSVGPGEDLDFLKREFEEFIKGLICLPIKFPGTTLYKSLKAKERMVKMVRRIIEERKKKLMENNHESAVNDVVDVLLQDKDSSSKLSLEMISENIIEFMIPGEETLPTAMTLALKFLTDSPLALSKLQEENMELKRQKTNCSDNYAWTDYMSLPFTQNVISETLRMANIVNAIWRKAVKDVEIKGYLIPKNWGVMASLTSVHVDNKNYENPYQFDPWRWEKIGAVGNNCFTPFGGGHRLCPGLELSRLELSIFLHHFVTTYKWVAERDEIVYFPTVKMKKKLPISVQPINA, encoded by the exons ATGGCGTCCAAGAAGAAACAATCAGAAGGCATCTTTGTACAGGG GTATGGGAATGTGTTCAGAACCAGCATATTGGGAAGCAGTGTAATAGTGTCAACAGACCCGGAAGTGAACAAGGTGATTCTGCAGAACCAGGGGAACAACTTCGTCCCTGCTTATCCAAAATCCATTCGAGAATTGATGGGTGAACACTCCATACTCCAAATGAACGGGACCATGCACAAGAAAATTCATTCACTCATTGGAGGCTTCCTTCGCTCCCCACAACTCAAAGCTCGAATCACCACAGACATTGAAAACTCTGTCAAACAATGCTTCGCTTCTTGGACCCATCACCCAACCATATACGTTCAAGATCAAGTCAAAAAG ATTACCTTCAGGGTTTTGGTTAAAGTTTTGATGAGTGTTGGTCCTGGTGAAGATTTGGACTTCCTGAAAAGAGAATTTGAAGAATTCATCAAAGGCTTGATTTGCTTACCTATCAAGTTTCCCGGAACAACGCTATATAAATCCTTGAAG GCTAAGGAAAGGATGGTGAAGATGGTGAGGAGGATAAtagaggagaggaagaagaaacttATGGAGAATAATCATGAGAGTGCAGTGAATGATGTGGTGGACGTGCTCTTACAGGATAAGGACTCTAGCTCAAAGCTAAGCTTGGAAATGATTAGCGAGAACATTATAGAGTTCATGATCCCAGGAGAGGAGACCCTTCCTACGGCTATGACATTGGCCCTCAAGTTCCTCACTGACTCTCCCCTCGCCTTATCCAAACTGCAG GAGGAAAATATGGAATTGAAGAGGCAGAAGACCAATTGCTCAGATAATTATGCATGGACTGATTACATGTCATTACCATTTACTCAAAAT GTCATCAGTGAAACTCTTAGAATGGCTAATATTGTCAATGCTATTTGGAGGAAAGCAGTCAAAGATGTAGAAATCAAAG GGTACCTAATTCCCAAGAACTGGGGTGTTATGGCATCTCTTACCTCAGTTCATGTGGACAACAAGAACTATGAAAACCCTTATCAGTTTGATCCATGGAGGTGGGAG AAAATTGGAGCTGTGGGTAACAATTGCTTTACCCCATTTGGTGGTGGACATAGACTATGCCCTGGATTAGAACTCTCCAGGCTAGAGCTCTCTATTTTCCTTCACCATTTTGTTACTACTTACAA ATGGGTTGCTGAGAGGGATGAAATAGTTTACTTTCCAAcagtgaagatgaagaagaagctcCCAATTAGTGTGCAACCCATTAATGCATGA